In the genome of Thermoanaerobacterales bacterium, the window AGGCTGATAAACTCGGCGCCGAGCCGGGTCAGACTGCAAATCTTGCTCTTCCCCTCGGCGGTGACATCCACGAGGCCGAGAGCGTAAAGCTGCATGATGATGTGGTCGAGGACGGCACGCTTAACTCGCGAGGTCAGCGACAGTTCCTCCTTGTTCATGCGGCCCTGTTCACCGAGCGCCCTTAAGACCCGGGTGGCCTCCTTGGGCAGGCGATGGTCAACCTGCAGGAAGTACTCCTCAAGGGTTGCCGGACTGCTAATCATGTAGGTTCTCTCCTCCTCTGCGGTTTTTCTACCAGGTAGTATGCACAAAATGGCCTTCAATAATAACTAAATAGTTGTTCACCGCAGCCTCTTTATGTTACCATTATTCTCCTTTAATAATCAGCGCATGCCGGGTCATACTAGCATCAAGGGTTCGTAATGGCCGAGCCAAGACTGCTACCGGGTCTCAAAAGGCTCGGTAGCAGTCGGCCAAAGGTTGATACGGGGTCGAAAGGGCTTCGTGTCAGCCGGAGGGAAGAGCGATGAGTTTTCCGGCAGGCTTGCATACGGTCCGAAGGATCGTATGCAGGTCACAAGGGAGACTCATCGTTCGAGCAAAGACCAGGATGGTTGCCGGAATGCTCTCGTCGTCGAGGTCTTGGGTTGCAGGCAGTCGAGAGATTGTCTGCAGCTCACAAGGTAGTCATCCTGGTCGAGCAAAGGTTATCACGCCTTTCGTAATGGTTGATAGTGGTCGAAAGATCACTATCAGCTGCGCAGAGAGGCGTGGTAGCTGGAGTGAAGGTCATTACGGGCTCCTAACATAGAAACCCTTCTCGTTTCGGCGAGAAGGGTTTCTGCTTTTGCACGGGGCACTGTCCAATCAGATAATGATGCAGATCAAGCCGCCGCTTCCGTCGTTCACAATGCGCTGCAGTGTTTCCTGCAGCTTGACCTGGGCGTTTTCCGGCATCCGCTGCAGCTTGTTCTGGATACCCTCCCGCACAAGGTCGTGCAGGGTCTTGCCGAAGATCTCGGATTCCCAGATCTTCTTGGGATCCTCCTCAAATTCGTTCAGGATAAACCGTACAAGGTCTTCGCACTGCTTTTCCGTGCCGATGATCGGCGTAATTTCCGTCGTAATGTTCGCCTTGATGATGTGCAGCGAGGGAGCGCTCGCCCGGAGGCGGACCCCGAAACGGTTGCCCTGCTTGATGAGTTCCGGGTCATCAAGGTTCATCTCATCCAGGTGCGGGGTCACCATTCCGTAGCCCGTCTCCCGCACCTCCTGCAGAGCCGAGGCCACCTTGTCGTACTCGCGCTTCGCCACCGCCAGCTCACGCATCAAGCGGAAGAGGTCATGGTCGCCCGCGACCTTGAAACCGGTCTGCTCGTTGATGATATCGTAGAACAGCTGCTTCTTCGCCTCAAGGTCGATCAACGCCTCGCCGGTTCCCATATTCATTTCCCTGAGATTCACGGCCTCCACGAATTCGTACTCGGCAAGCCGCGACGCGGCCGTGCCGATATCCCGCACCTTGTGAACTTGGCGGACCGTCTCCCGCGCCGCGCTTTCGAACCGGTCACGCAGCCAGTGCTTCGCCTCCAGCTCCCGCACCCAGAACGGGATTGCGATCTCCACCCGCGACACCGGGAATTCGTAGAGAACCTCTTCCATAATCGTCAGGATGTCGTTCTGGTTCAGTTCGGCGCAGTCCATGGCCAGGACCGGGACGTCGTATTTCGCCGTCAGTTCGGTAACCAGTTCCTGGGT includes:
- a CDS encoding transcriptional regulator, which gives rise to MISSPATLEEYFLQVDHRLPKEATRVLRALGEQGRMNKEELSLTSRVKRAVLDHIIMQLYALGLVDVTAEGKSKICSLTRLGAEFISLKGTIGEEDPSLT
- the spoIVA gene encoding stage IV sporulation protein A, translated to MEKLDIFRDIAERTGGDIYIGVVGGVRTGKSTFIKRFMELFAIPNIKNVYDKERARDELPQSGSGRTIMTTEPKFVPAEAVEIVVGQNLKLRVRMVDNVGYRVEGALGYEEEEGPRMVTTPWFEEPIPFQEAAEIGTRKVITEHSTIGIVMTTDGVFTDIPRENYVEAEERVIEELKDIKKPFVVVLNTTRPHAAETQELVTELTAKYDVPVLAMDCAELNQNDILTIMEEVLYEFPVSRVEIAIPFWVRELEAKHWLRDRFESAARETVRQVHKVRDIGTAASRLAEYEFVEAVNLREMNMGTGEALIDLEAKKQLFYDIINEQTGFKVAGDHDLFRLMRELAVAKREYDKVASALQEVRETGYGMVTPHLDEMNLDDPELIKQGNRFGVRLRASAPSLHIIKANITTEITPIIGTEKQCEDLVRFILNEFEEDPKKIWESEIFGKTLHDLVREGIQNKLQRMPENAQVKLQETLQRIVNDGSGGLICIII